The following coding sequences are from one Streptococcus mitis window:
- a CDS encoding DNA internalization-related competence protein ComEC/Rec2: MLQWTKNFPIPLIYLSFLLLWLYYAIFSVSYLALLGFVFLLVCLFIQFLWKSAGKVLVICGIFGFWFVFQNWQQSQASQNLSDSVEIVRILPDTIKVNGNSLSFRGKADGRIFQVYYKLQSEEEKEVFQALTDLHEIGLEGKLSEPEGQRNFGGFDYQAYLKTQGIYQILNIKRIQSLQKVGSWDIGENLSSLRRKAVVWIKTHFPDPMRNYMTGLLLGHLDTDFEEMNELYSSLGIIHLFALSGMQVGFFMDGFKKLLLRLGLTQEKLKWLTYPFSLIYAGLTGFSASVIRSLLQKLLAQHGVKVLDNFALTVLVLFIVMPNFFLTAGGVLSCAYAFILTMTSKEEEGLKAVARESLVISLGILPILSFYFAEFQPWSILLTFVFSFLFDLVFLPLLSILFALSFLYPVIQLNFIFEWLEGIIRLVSQVASRPLVFGQPNAWLLILLLISLAFVYDLRKNIKRVAGFSLLIVGLFFLTKYPLENEITMLDVGQGESIFLRDVNGKTILIDVGGKAKSDKKIEKWQEKATTSNAQRTLIPYLKSRGVDKIDQLILTNTDKERVGDLLEVTKAFHVGEILVSKGRLKQKEFVAELEATQTKVRSVTAGENLPIFGSQLEVLAPRKIGDGGYDDSLVLYGKLLDKYFLFTGNLEEKGEKELLKHYPDLKVDVLKAGQHGSKKSSSSAFLEQLKPEFTLISVGKSNRTKLPHQETLTRLEGINSKVYRTDQQGAICFKGWNSWKIESVR, from the coding sequence ATGTTACAGTGGACTAAGAATTTCCCCATTCCCCTAATTTACCTGAGTTTTCTATTACTTTGGCTTTACTACGCTATTTTCTCAGTATCCTATCTTGCTTTGTTGGGCTTTGTTTTTCTGCTAGTCTGTCTCTTTATCCAATTTCTTTGGAAATCTGCTGGAAAAGTTCTAGTAATTTGTGGAATCTTTGGATTTTGGTTTGTTTTTCAAAATTGGCAACAGAGTCAAGCGAGTCAAAATCTGTCAGATTCTGTTGAAATTGTACGGATTTTACCTGACACTATTAAGGTTAATGGTAATAGTCTATCCTTTCGGGGCAAGGCCGATGGCCGCATTTTTCAAGTCTATTATAAACTCCAGTCCGAGGAGGAGAAAGAAGTCTTTCAAGCTTTAACCGACCTTCATGAGATAGGACTAGAAGGGAAGCTTTCGGAGCCAGAAGGGCAGAGAAATTTTGGTGGCTTTGACTACCAAGCCTATCTGAAGACTCAGGGAATTTACCAGATTCTTAATATTAAAAGAATCCAGTCACTTCAAAAGGTTGGCAGTTGGGATATAGGAGAAAATCTATCCAGTTTACGCCGAAAGGCTGTGGTTTGGATAAAGACACATTTTCCAGACCCTATGCGCAATTACATGACAGGGCTCTTGCTAGGACATCTGGACACGGACTTTGAGGAGATGAATGAGCTTTATTCTAGTTTAGGAATTATCCACCTTTTTGCCTTGTCGGGGATGCAGGTAGGCTTTTTTATGGATGGCTTTAAGAAACTTCTCTTGCGATTAGGCTTGACCCAAGAAAAGTTGAAATGGCTGACTTATCCCTTTTCCCTTATCTATGCAGGGCTGACAGGATTTTCAGCTTCGGTCATTCGCAGTCTTTTGCAAAAGTTACTGGCTCAACATGGTGTTAAGGTCTTGGATAATTTTGCCTTGACGGTCCTTGTCCTCTTTATCGTCATGCCCAACTTTTTCCTGACTGCAGGAGGAGTTTTGTCCTGCGCTTATGCTTTTATCTTGACCATGACCAGCAAAGAAGAGGAGGGGCTCAAGGCTGTTGCTAGAGAAAGTCTAGTCATTTCTTTGGGAATATTGCCCATTCTATCCTTCTATTTTGCGGAATTTCAACCTTGGTCCATCCTTTTGACCTTTGTCTTTTCCTTTCTTTTTGACTTGGTCTTCTTACCGCTCTTGTCTATCTTATTTGCCCTTTCCTTTCTCTATCCAGTCATTCAGCTTAATTTTATTTTTGAATGGTTGGAGGGCATTATTCGCTTGGTCTCACAGGTGGCAAGTAGACCTCTAGTCTTTGGACAACCCAATGCATGGCTTTTAATCTTATTGTTAATTTCCTTGGCTTTTGTCTATGATTTGAGGAAAAATATCAAAAGAGTAGCTGGCTTCAGCTTACTTATTGTGGGTCTCTTTTTCCTGACCAAGTATCCACTGGAAAATGAAATTACCATGCTGGATGTGGGGCAAGGAGAAAGTATTTTCCTACGGGATGTAAATGGGAAGACCATTCTCATAGATGTGGGCGGTAAGGCAAAATCTGATAAGAAAATCGAAAAATGGCAAGAAAAGGCGACGACCAGCAATGCCCAGCGAACCTTGATTCCCTATCTCAAAAGTCGAGGAGTAGATAAGATTGACCAGCTAATTTTGACAAATACGGACAAGGAACGTGTTGGTGATTTGTTGGAGGTGACCAAGGCTTTCCATGTAGGGGAGATTTTAGTGTCAAAAGGCCGTCTGAAACAGAAGGAATTTGTGGCAGAACTAGAGGCAACTCAAACCAAGGTGCGCAGTGTGACAGCAGGAGAGAACTTGCCAATTTTTGGAAGTCAGTTAGAAGTCCTAGCTCCAAGGAAAATAGGAGATGGAGGTTATGATGATTCCCTGGTTCTGTATGGAAAACTTTTGGATAAGTACTTTCTCTTCACAGGAAATTTGGAGGAAAAAGGAGAGAAGGAATTGCTGAAGCACTATCCAGACTTGAAAGTGGATGTTTTAAAAGCTGGCCAACATGGCTCTAAAAAATCATCAAGTTCAGCATTTCTAGAACAGCTCAAGCCAGAGTTTACTCTCATTTCAGTTGGAAAGAGCAATCGAACGAAATTGCCACATCAAGAAACCTTGACTCGACTGGAAGGTATCAATAGTAAAGTTTACCGAACTGACCAGCAGGGAGCTATATGCTTTAAAGGGTGGAATAGTTGGAAAATCGAAAGCGTTCGATAG
- a CDS encoding YozE family protein yields MRKSFYTWLMTERNPKSNSPKAILADLAFEESAFPKHTDDFDEVSRFLEEHASFSFNLGDFDAIWQEYLEH; encoded by the coding sequence TTGAGAAAATCATTTTACACTTGGCTCATGACCGAGCGCAATCCTAAAAGTAACAGTCCCAAAGCTATCTTGGCAGACCTCGCTTTTGAAGAGTCAGCCTTTCCAAAACACACAGATGATTTTGATGAGGTGAGTCGCTTTTTGGAAGAACATGCCAGTTTCTCTTTCAACCTAGGAGACTTTGACGCCATCTGGCAAGAATACTTAGAACACTAG
- a CDS encoding GrpB family protein — protein sequence MKKKLEEMSLEELWQLFPIFLVEHKSEWKDWYESEKTSLKKILGANVIKRIEHIGSTAIPNIWAKNIVDILLEVGRIEDLARVRDLLVKNGWLVMSESPNRISLNKGYTEQGFAEKVFHLHLRMTGDHDEIYFRDYLCQHPDIAQAYQELKLSLWKQFEHNRDAYTDAKTDFINHYVSEAKSSNF from the coding sequence ATGAAAAAGAAACTTGAAGAAATGAGTTTAGAGGAACTCTGGCAACTTTTTCCTATTTTTCTAGTAGAGCACAAGTCAGAGTGGAAAGACTGGTATGAATCGGAAAAAACAAGTCTGAAAAAAATATTGGGTGCAAATGTTATTAAAAGAATAGAACATATCGGTAGCACTGCTATCCCTAATATTTGGGCCAAAAATATCGTTGATATTCTGCTAGAAGTAGGTAGAATAGAGGATTTGGCAAGAGTTAGGGATTTATTGGTGAAGAATGGTTGGCTAGTGATGTCAGAGAGTCCTAACAGGATTTCGCTAAATAAAGGATATACAGAGCAGGGATTTGCTGAGAAAGTTTTTCATTTACATTTGCGAATGACGGGAGATCATGACGAGATTTATTTTAGAGATTATCTCTGCCAGCATCCAGATATTGCCCAAGCGTATCAGGAATTAAAACTCAGTTTGTGGAAACAATTTGAACACAATCGAGACGCCTATACTGATGCGAAAACGGATTTTATAAATCACTATGTGTCAGAGGCTAAGTCCAGTAATTTTTAA
- a CDS encoding ATP-binding cassette domain-containing protein — protein sequence MLHLTHVTLKTRQVILQDVDFTFEKGRIYGILAINGSGKTTLFRAISNLIPISSGNIVAPPSLFYYESIEWLDGNLSGMDYLRLIKNIWKSGLNLGDEITYWEMSDYISLPIRKYSLGMKQRLVIAMYFLSQAKCWLMDEITNGLDEYYRQKFFDRLAQIDRQEQLVLLSSHYKEELLDVCDRVVTIHQGQIEEV from the coding sequence ATGTTGCATCTTACTCATGTGACCTTAAAAACGCGACAAGTCATCTTACAAGATGTTGATTTTACATTTGAAAAGGGTAGGATTTATGGTATTCTTGCTATCAATGGCTCTGGAAAGACGACACTGTTCCGCGCCATTAGCAATTTAATTCCTATAAGTAGTGGAAATATTGTAGCCCCTCCTTCTTTATTTTATTATGAAAGCATTGAATGGCTGGATGGAAACTTAAGTGGGATGGACTATCTTCGCCTGATCAAGAACATCTGGAAGTCAGGGCTGAACTTGGGGGATGAAATTACCTATTGGGAAATGTCTGACTATATCAGCCTTCCCATTCGCAAGTATTCCTTAGGCATGAAGCAACGCTTGGTTATTGCCATGTATTTCCTCAGTCAGGCGAAATGCTGGCTTATGGATGAAATTACAAATGGCTTAGATGAGTATTATCGACAGAAGTTTTTTGATAGGCTGGCACAAATCGATAGACAAGAACAGCTGGTTCTTTTAAGTTCCCACTATAAGGAAGAGTTGCTTGATGTCTGCGATAGAGTAGTAACCATTCATCAGGGGCAAATAGAAGAGGTTTAG
- the pyrH gene encoding UMP kinase, with amino-acid sequence MANPKYKRILIKLSGEALAGERGVGIDIQTVQTIAKEIQEVHSLGIEIALVIGGGNLWRGEPAAEAGMDRVQADYTGMLGTVMNALVMADSLQQVGVDTRVQTAIAMQQVAEPYVRGRALRHLEKGRIVIFGAGIGSPYFSTDTTAALRAAEIEADAILMAKNGVDGVYNADPKKDKTAVKFEELTHRDVINKGLRIMDSTASTLSMDNDIDLVVFNMNQSGNIKRVVFGENIGTTVSNNIEEKE; translated from the coding sequence ATGGCGAATCCCAAGTATAAACGTATTTTAATCAAGTTATCAGGTGAAGCCCTTGCCGGTGAACGTGGCGTAGGGATTGATATCCAAACAGTTCAAACAATCGCAAAAGAGATTCAAGAAGTTCATAGCTTAGGTATCGAAATTGCCCTTGTTATTGGTGGAGGAAATCTCTGGCGTGGAGAACCTGCAGCAGAAGCAGGTATGGACCGCGTTCAGGCAGATTACACAGGAATGCTTGGGACTGTTATGAATGCTCTTGTGATGGCAGATTCATTGCAACAAGTTGGGGTTGATACACGTGTGCAAACAGCTATTGCTATGCAACAAGTGGCAGAGCCTTACGTACGTGGACGTGCCCTTCGTCATCTTGAAAAAGGCCGTATCGTTATCTTTGGTGCCGGAATTGGTTCACCTTACTTCTCAACAGATACAACAGCGGCCCTTCGTGCAGCTGAAATCGAAGCAGATGCTATTCTTATGGCTAAAAACGGTGTCGATGGTGTTTACAATGCCGATCCTAAGAAAGACAAGACAGCCGTTAAGTTTGAAGAATTGACCCACCGTGACGTTATCAATAAAGGTCTTCGTATCATGGACTCAACAGCTTCAACCCTCTCAATGGATAATGACATTGACTTGGTTGTCTTCAACATGAACCAATCAGGTAACATCAAACGTGTCGTATTTGGTGAAAATATCGGAACTACAGTTTCAAATAATATCGAAGAAAAGGAATAA
- the rsmI gene encoding 16S rRNA (cytidine(1402)-2'-O)-methyltransferase, which produces MQIQKSFKGQSPYGKLYLVATPIGNLDDMTFRAIQTLKEVAWIAAEDTRNTGLLLKHFDISTKQISFHEHNAKEKIPDLISFLKAGQSIAQVSDAGLPSISDPGHDLVKAAIEEDIAVVTVPGASAGISALIASGLAPQPHIFYGFLPRKSGQQKQFFDSKKDYPETQIFYESPHRVADTLENMLEVYGDRSVVLVRELTKIYEEYQRGTISELLESITETPLKGECLLIVEGASQDVEEKDEEDLFSEIQVRIQQGMKKNQAIKEVAKIYQWNKSQLYAAYHDWEENQEND; this is translated from the coding sequence ATGCAAATTCAAAAAAGTTTTAAGGGGCAGTCTCCCTACGGCAAGCTGTACCTAGTGGCAACGCCGATTGGCAATCTAGATGATATGACCTTTCGAGCTATTCAGACCTTGAAAGAGGTGGCCTGGATTGCTGCTGAGGACACGCGTAATACAGGACTTCTGCTCAAGCATTTTGACATTTCTACAAAGCAGATCAGTTTTCATGAGCACAATGCCAAGGAAAAGATTCCTGATTTGATTAGTTTCCTGAAAGCAGGGCAAAGTATTGCTCAGGTATCGGATGCAGGTTTGCCAAGCATCTCAGACCCTGGTCATGATTTGGTTAAGGCAGCTATTGAGGAAGATATTGCTGTTGTCACAGTTCCAGGTGCCTCTGCAGGAATTTCTGCCTTGATCGCTAGTGGTTTAGCGCCACAGCCACATATCTTTTACGGCTTTTTACCGAGAAAATCAGGTCAGCAGAAGCAATTTTTTGACTCGAAAAAAGACTATCCAGAAACCCAGATTTTCTATGAATCGCCTCATCGTGTGGCAGATACGTTAGAAAATATGCTAGAAGTCTACGGTGATCGCTCGGTCGTCTTGGTTAGGGAATTGACCAAAATCTATGAAGAATACCAAAGAGGTACCATTTCTGAATTGCTGGAAAGCATTACTGAAACGCCACTCAAGGGAGAATGCCTTCTCATCGTTGAAGGTGCCAGTCAGGATGTGGAAGAAAAAGACGAGGAGGACTTGTTTTCAGAAATACAAGTACGCATCCAGCAAGGCATGAAGAAAAATCAAGCTATCAAGGAAGTCGCTAAGATTTACCAGTGGAATAAAAGCCAGCTCTACGCTGCTTACCACGACTGGGAAGAAAATCAAGAAAATGACTAA
- a CDS encoding GNAT family N-acetyltransferase, whose amino-acid sequence MESIFLKLSQYPIVETERLLLRPVTLDDSEAMFEYASDKDNTRYTFLTNRNLEETKNNIAQFYLANPLGRWGIELKSNGKFIGTIDLHKIDPALKKAAIGYIINKKYWSQGLTTEANRAVIELAFEKIGMNKLVALHDKANPASGKVMEKSGMHFSHAEPYACMDQHEEGRIVTRVHYVLTKEDYFANK is encoded by the coding sequence ATGGAATCAATCTTTTTAAAACTATCTCAGTATCCCATAGTCGAGACTGAGCGTTTATTGCTTAGACCTGTAACCTTGGATGATTCAGAAGCAATGTTTGAGTATGCCTCGGATAAGGATAATACACGTTACACTTTTCTAACCAATCGAAATTTAGAAGAAACCAAAAATAATATTGCTCAGTTCTACTTGGCTAATCCCTTGGGACGTTGGGGAATAGAACTAAAAAGCAATGGCAAATTTATCGGAACCATTGATTTGCACAAGATTGATCCTGCTCTTAAGAAGGCGGCTATTGGCTACATTATCAATAAAAAGTATTGGAGTCAAGGATTGACGACAGAAGCCAATCGTGCCGTAATTGAGCTAGCTTTTGAGAAGATAGGAATGAATAAGTTAGTTGCTTTACACGATAAGGCTAATCCCGCGTCAGGAAAGGTCATGGAGAAATCAGGCATGCATTTTTCACATGCAGAACCATATGCTTGTATGGACCAGCATGAAGAAGGCCGAATCGTTACAAGAGTTCATTATGTCTTGACCAAGGAAGACTATTTTGCAAATAAATAA
- the cvfB gene encoding RNA-binding virulence regulatory protein CvfB: MNTNLASFIVGLIIDENDRFYFVQKDGQTYALAKEEGQHTVGDTVKGFAYTDMKQKLRLTTLEVIATQDQFGWGTVTEVRKDLGVFVDTGLPDKEVVVSLDILPELKELWPKKGDQLYIRLEVDKKDRIWGLLAYQEDFQRLARPAYNNMQNQNWPAIVYRLKLSGTFVYLPENNMLGFIHPSERYAEPRLGQVLDARVIGFREVDRTLNLSLKPRSFEMLENDAQMILTYLESNGGFMTLNDKSSPDDIKATFGISKGQFKKALGGLMKAGKIKQDQFGTELI, translated from the coding sequence ATGAATACAAATCTTGCAAGTTTTATCGTTGGACTGATCATCGATGAAAATGACCGTTTTTACTTTGTGCAAAAGGATGGTCAAACCTATGCTCTTGCTAAGGAAGAAGGTCAGCATACAGTAGGGGATACGGTTAAAGGTTTCGCCTATACAGATATGAAGCAAAAGCTCCGCTTGACCACTTTAGAAGTGATTGCCACACAGGATCAATTTGGTTGGGGAACTGTAACGGAAGTTCGTAAAGACTTGGGTGTCTTTGTGGATACAGGTCTGCCCGATAAGGAAGTCGTAGTATCGCTTGATATTCTCCCTGAGCTCAAGGAACTCTGGCCTAAGAAGGGTGACCAACTCTACATCCGTCTTGAAGTGGACAAGAAAGACCGTATCTGGGGACTCTTGGCTTATCAAGAAGACTTCCAACGTCTGGCTCGTCCTGCCTACAACAACATGCAGAACCAAAACTGGCCAGCCATTGTTTACCGCCTCAAGCTGTCAGGAACTTTTGTTTACCTACCAGAAAATAACATGCTTGGTTTTATCCATCCTAGCGAGCGTTACGCAGAGCCACGTTTGGGGCAAGTATTAGATGCGCGCGTTATTGGTTTCCGTGAAGTGGACCGTACCTTGAACCTCTCCCTCAAACCACGTTCCTTTGAAATGTTGGAAAATGATGCTCAGATGATTTTGACTTACTTGGAAAGCAATGGCGGTTTCATGACCTTAAATGATAAGTCATCTCCAGACGACATCAAAGCAACCTTTGGCATTTCTAAAGGTCAGTTCAAGAAAGCACTCGGTGGCTTGATGAAGGCTGGCAAAATCAAGCAGGACCAGTTTGGGACAGAGTTGATTTAG
- a CDS encoding helix-hairpin-helix domain-containing protein, whose translation MEAIIEKIKEYKIIVICTGLGLLVGGFFLLKPAPQTPVKETNLQAEVAAVSKDSSTEKEVKEEPVEQDLITVDVKGAVKSPGIYDLSVGSRVNDAVQKAGGLTEQADSKSLNLAQKVSDEALVYVPTKGEESASQHTGSGAPSSTSKDKKINLNKASLEELKQVKGLGGKRAQDIIDHREANGKFKSVDELKKVSGIGAKTIEKLKDYVTVD comes from the coding sequence ATGGAAGCAATTATCGAGAAAATCAAAGAGTATAAAATCATCGTCATCTGTACTGGTCTGGGCTTGCTTGTAGGAGGATTTTTCCTGCTAAAACCAGCTCCACAAACACCTGTAAAAGAAACAAATTTACAGGCAGAAGTTGCAGCTGTTTCCAAGGATTCATCGACCGAAAAGGAAGTGAAGGAAGAACCGGTTGAACAAGATCTAATCACAGTAGATGTCAAAGGTGCTGTAAAATCACCAGGGATTTATGATTTGTCTGTAGGTAGTCGGGTCAATGACGCTGTTCAAAAGGCGGGTGGCTTGACAGAGCAAGCAGACAGCAAGTCGCTCAATCTAGCTCAGAAAGTTAGTGATGAAGCTCTGGTTTACGTTCCCACTAAGGGAGAAGAATCAGCTAGTCAACATACTGGTTCTGGAGCGCCTTCTTCAACAAGCAAGGACAAGAAGATCAATCTCAACAAAGCCAGTCTGGAAGAACTCAAGCAGGTCAAAGGACTGGGTGGCAAACGAGCTCAGGACATTATCGATCATCGTGAGGCGAATGGGAAGTTCAAGTCGGTCGATGAACTCAAGAAGGTCTCTGGCATTGGCGCCAAAACGATAGAAAAGTTAAAAGACTATGTTACAGTGGACTAA
- the frr gene encoding ribosome recycling factor, translated as MANAIIEKAKERMTQSHQSLAREFGGIRAGRANASLLDRVHVEYYGVETPLNQIASITIPEARVLLVTPFDKSSLKDIERALNASDLGITPANDGSVIRLVIPALTEETRRDLAKEVKKVGENAKVAVRNIRRDAMDEAKKQEKAKEITEDELKTLEKDIQKVTDDAVKHIDDMTANKEKELVEV; from the coding sequence ATGGCGAACGCAATTATTGAAAAAGCTAAAGAGAGAATGACCCAGTCTCACCAATCACTTGCTCGTGAATTTGGTGGTATCCGTGCCGGTCGTGCTAATGCAAGCTTGCTTGACCGTGTACATGTAGAATACTATGGAGTAGAAACACCTCTTAACCAAATCGCTTCAATTACCATTCCAGAAGCGCGTGTTTTGTTGGTAACACCATTTGACAAGTCTTCATTGAAAGACATCGAACGTGCTTTGAACGCTTCTGATCTTGGAATCACACCAGCTAACGACGGTTCTGTGATTCGCTTGGTTATCCCTGCTCTTACAGAAGAAACTCGTCGTGACCTTGCTAAAGAAGTGAAGAAGGTCGGAGAAAATGCTAAAGTGGCTGTCCGCAATATCCGTCGCGATGCTATGGATGAAGCTAAGAAACAAGAAAAAGCAAAAGAAATCACTGAAGACGAATTGAAGACTCTTGAAAAAGACATTCAAAAAGTAACAGACGATGCTGTTAAACACATTGACGACATGACTGCCAACAAAGAGAAAGAACTAGTGGAAGTCTAA
- the trmFO gene encoding methylenetetrahydrofolate--tRNA-(uracil(54)-C(5))-methyltransferase (FADH(2)-oxidizing) TrmFO, which translates to MSQSYINVIGAGLAGSEAAYQIAERGIPVKLYEMRGVKSTPQHKTDNFAELVCSNSLRGDALTNAVGLLKEEMRRLGSVILESAEATRVPAGGALAVDRDGFSQMVTEKVANHPLIEVVRDEITELPTDVITVVATGPLTSDALAEKIHALNDGDGFYFYDAAAPIIDVNTIDMSKVYLKSRYDKGEAAYLNAPMTKQEFMNFHEALVNAEEAPLNSFEKEKYFEGCMPIEVMAKRGIKTMLYGPMKPVGLEYPDDYTGPRDGEFKTPYAVVQLRQDNAAGSLYNIVGFQTHLKWGEQKRVFQMIPGLENAEFVRYGVMHRNSYMDSPNLLEQTYRSKKQPNLFFAGQMTGVEGYVESAASGLVAGINAARLFKGESEAIFPETTAIGSLAHYITHADSKHFQPMNVNFGIIKELEGERIRDKKARYEKIAERALNDLEEFLTV; encoded by the coding sequence GTGTCTCAATCTTATATCAATGTTATCGGTGCTGGTTTGGCAGGGTCAGAAGCAGCCTACCAAATCGCAGAGCGTGGTATTCCAGTTAAACTTTATGAAATGCGTGGTGTCAAGTCAACACCTCAACACAAAACAGATAATTTTGCTGAATTGGTTTGTTCCAATTCCTTACGTGGGGATGCCTTGACAAATGCAGTGGGTCTCCTCAAGGAAGAAATGCGTCGCTTGGGTTCTGTTATTTTGGAATCTGCTGAGGCTACACGTGTTCCAGCAGGAGGGGCGCTTGCGGTGGACCGTGATGGTTTCTCTCAGATGGTAACTGAGAAAGTAGCCAACCACCCCTTGATTGAAGTAGTGCGTGATGAAATTACAGAATTGCCGACAGATGTTATTACGGTTGTCGCTACTGGTCCTTTGACAAGCGATGCCTTGGCTGAAAAGATTCATGCCCTTAATGACGGCGATGGTTTCTATTTCTACGATGCGGCAGCGCCTATTATCGATGTCAACACCATCGATATGAGCAAGGTCTATCTCAAGTCTCGTTATGATAAGGGGGAAGCGGCCTACCTCAACGCTCCCATGACCAAACAAGAATTTATGAATTTCCACGAAGCCTTGGTCAATGCGGAAGAAGCGCCGCTGAATTCTTTTGAAAAAGAAAAGTATTTTGAGGGCTGTATGCCTATCGAAGTCATGGCCAAACGTGGTATTAAAACCATGCTTTATGGTCCGATGAAACCAGTTGGCCTTGAGTATCCGGACGACTACACAGGACCTCGTGATGGAGAATTTAAAACACCTTATGCGGTGGTTCAGCTGCGTCAGGACAATGCGGCTGGTAGCCTCTACAATATCGTTGGTTTCCAGACTCACCTCAAATGGGGAGAACAAAAGCGAGTCTTCCAAATGATTCCAGGTCTTGAAAATGCTGAGTTTGTTCGTTATGGTGTTATGCACCGCAATTCTTACATGGATTCACCGAATCTTCTTGAGCAGACCTACCGGTCTAAGAAACAACCAAATCTCTTCTTTGCTGGTCAGATGACGGGTGTGGAAGGCTATGTTGAGTCAGCGGCTTCAGGCTTGGTTGCGGGAATTAACGCGGCTCGTCTCTTCAAGGGAGAAAGTGAGGCTATTTTCCCAGAGACGACAGCGATTGGAAGTCTGGCTCATTACATCACTCATGCCGACAGCAAACATTTCCAACCAATGAATGTCAATTTTGGAATCATCAAGGAGTTGGAAGGCGAACGTATCCGTGATAAGAAGGCTCGTTATGAAAAAATTGCAGAGCGTGCTCTTAACGATTTAGAGGAATTTTTAACGGTCTAA
- a CDS encoding PhoH family protein yields MKEHSIDIQLSHPDDLFHLFGSNERHLRLMEEELDVVIHARTEIVQVLGEETACEEARQVIQALMVLVNRGMTVGTPDVVTAISMVKNDEIDKFVALYEEEIIKDNTGKPIRVKTLGQKLYVDSVKQHDVTFGIGPAGTGKTFLAVTLAVTALKRGQVKRIILTRPAVEAGESLGFLPGDLKEKVDPYLRPVYDALYQILGKDQTTRLMEREIIEIAPLAYMRGRTLDDAFVILDEAQNTTIMQMKMFLTRLGFNSKMIVNGDISQIDLPRNVKSGLIDAQEKLKSIHQIDFVHFSAKDVVRHPVVAQIIRAYEPAPIKNEEHEELESQPLSEG; encoded by the coding sequence TTGAAGGAACATTCAATTGACATTCAACTGAGTCACCCAGATGACCTGTTTCATCTTTTTGGTTCCAATGAACGCCATCTTCGTTTGATGGAAGAAGAGCTTGATGTCGTGATTCATGCTCGTACGGAGATTGTCCAAGTTTTGGGAGAAGAGACTGCCTGTGAGGAAGCTCGTCAGGTTATTCAGGCTTTGATGGTCTTGGTAAATCGTGGGATGACCGTTGGTACGCCAGATGTGGTGACTGCGATTAGCATGGTCAAAAACGATGAAATCGACAAGTTTGTTGCCCTTTACGAAGAAGAAATCATCAAGGATAATACTGGGAAGCCTATTCGTGTCAAAACTCTAGGTCAAAAACTTTATGTTGACAGTGTCAAACAGCATGATGTGACCTTTGGAATTGGGCCAGCAGGGACAGGGAAGACCTTCTTGGCAGTGACCTTGGCAGTGACTGCCCTTAAACGTGGGCAAGTCAAGAGGATTATCCTGACTCGCCCAGCAGTGGAAGCAGGTGAGAGTCTTGGATTTCTTCCGGGCGACCTCAAGGAAAAGGTCGATCCTTACCTTCGTCCTGTTTATGATGCCTTGTATCAGATTTTGGGCAAAGACCAAACGACTCGACTCATGGAGCGTGAAATTATCGAGATTGCGCCCCTTGCCTATATGCGTGGACGAACCTTGGATGATGCCTTTGTCATTCTCGATGAGGCGCAAAATACGACCATCATGCAGATGAAGATGTTTTTGACTCGTTTAGGTTTTAATTCTAAGATGATTGTCAATGGAGATATCAGTCAGATTGACCTTCCGCGTAACGTCAAGTCCGGTTTGATTGATGCCCAAGAAAAGCTCAAGAGCATTCACCAGATTGACTTTGTTCATTTTTCAGCCAAGGATGTGGTTCGCCATCCAGTTGTCGCTCAGATTATCCGAGCTTATGAACCAGCTCCAATTAAAAATGAAGAGCATGAAGAATTAGAGTCTCAACCTCTGTCTGAAGGATAG